From Herbiconiux flava, one genomic window encodes:
- a CDS encoding GntR family transcriptional regulator, which translates to MSPENPTGQDARTPPGAGRPTGPPRRRSFTEDKILDLGQHRRQDEARRLRDLVSAFVLSGATDGERLPSDEEIAREFSCTRNTARIAMQMLVQENTIGRTAGQGTYANPRPLTWRTDRLLDQLKIDPPPLEHDYVLIGWRETTAVPSPMAALFDETVDRMAVFERVILYKGRPGSLRTYYLPLRPGDEFGQADANDDVFEIIESRFGHERLTADRQISAISADLSAAELLATEVGTPLLFIETTVREPGGTVVMIYHGRQRSDQVRIALEPSRGDL; encoded by the coding sequence GTGAGCCCCGAGAATCCGACCGGCCAGGATGCGCGGACGCCGCCCGGCGCCGGCCGCCCCACCGGCCCGCCACGCCGGCGCAGTTTCACCGAGGACAAGATCCTCGACCTCGGCCAGCACCGCCGGCAGGACGAGGCGCGGCGTCTGCGCGACCTCGTCTCGGCCTTCGTGCTCTCGGGCGCCACCGACGGGGAGCGGCTGCCGAGCGACGAGGAGATCGCCCGCGAGTTCTCCTGCACCCGCAACACCGCCCGCATCGCGATGCAGATGCTCGTGCAGGAGAACACCATCGGCCGGACCGCCGGCCAGGGCACCTATGCGAACCCGCGCCCGCTGACCTGGCGCACCGACCGGCTGCTGGATCAACTGAAGATCGACCCGCCGCCCCTCGAGCACGACTACGTGCTGATCGGCTGGCGCGAGACGACGGCGGTGCCGTCGCCGATGGCCGCCCTGTTCGACGAGACGGTCGATCGGATGGCCGTGTTCGAGCGGGTCATCCTCTACAAGGGGCGCCCCGGTTCCCTGCGCACCTACTACCTGCCGCTGCGGCCCGGCGACGAGTTCGGGCAGGCCGACGCGAACGACGACGTGTTCGAGATCATCGAGAGCCGGTTCGGGCACGAGCGGCTGACGGCCGACCGGCAGATCAGCGCCATCTCGGCCGACCTCTCGGCCGCCGAGCTGCTCGCGACCGAGGTCGGCACGCCGCTGCTGTTCATCGAGACGACCGTGCGGGAGCCGGGCGGCACCGTGGTGATGATCTACCACGGGCGGCAGCGCTCCGACCAGGTGCGGATCGCGCTGGAGCCGTCGCGCGGCGACCTGTAG
- a CDS encoding NtaA/DmoA family FMN-dependent monooxygenase (This protein belongs to a clade of FMN-dependent monooxygenases, within a broader family of flavin-dependent oxidoreductases, the luciferase-like monooxygenase (LMM) family, some of whose members use coenzyme F420 rather than FMN.) has protein sequence MPYQMSLALDLSFSHHQGRWRLPGSWEGRTFPDLRMYTELLLAAERGCLDMVFFGDGSGIPSTYGDSIDAAVEWGIGYPRQDMSPFIAALAQQTQHIGFGLTYSSTFMHPFYVARLLNSLDLVTQGRMAFNVVASSRGADAANYGFDALMDHDARYRRMEEFVTVCQELWRSVDRDAFVWDKETGMVAEPGRIRPIDHAGEFFQVKGPLNSVPSPQQAPVLIQAGGSPRGIRASSTFADVVFGGAFDNADRAKHRAALDEALLEQGRDPSRVGILWDLQLIVGETTDDALRRKQQLADLLPPEAAAAQFANNTGYDFAKLPARFTLTELTAEVIAKQASPMGFRDLVNEHGADTELSREEFFDSLWKVATGYEHTVAGSAAEVADYLEESYEATGSRGGFMVAHPQVTPRDLIDVVGLLVPELQRRGRFRTRYDGTTLRDTLGVPAFA, from the coding sequence GTGCCCTACCAGATGAGCCTCGCCCTCGACCTCTCGTTCTCGCACCACCAGGGCCGGTGGCGGCTGCCCGGGTCGTGGGAGGGCCGCACCTTCCCCGATTTGCGGATGTACACCGAGCTGCTGCTCGCCGCCGAGCGCGGCTGCCTCGACATGGTGTTCTTCGGCGACGGCTCCGGCATCCCGTCCACCTACGGCGACTCGATCGACGCGGCCGTGGAGTGGGGCATCGGCTACCCGCGGCAGGACATGAGCCCGTTCATCGCGGCCCTCGCGCAGCAGACGCAGCACATCGGCTTCGGGCTGACCTACTCGTCGACCTTCATGCATCCGTTCTACGTCGCCCGGTTGCTGAACTCGCTCGACCTCGTCACCCAGGGCCGGATGGCCTTCAACGTGGTGGCCTCCAGCCGGGGAGCGGATGCGGCCAACTACGGCTTCGACGCGCTGATGGACCACGACGCCCGCTACCGCCGGATGGAGGAGTTCGTCACCGTCTGCCAGGAGCTCTGGCGCAGCGTCGACCGCGACGCCTTCGTCTGGGACAAGGAGACCGGGATGGTCGCCGAACCCGGCCGCATCCGGCCGATCGACCACGCGGGCGAGTTCTTCCAGGTGAAGGGTCCGCTCAACTCGGTGCCGAGCCCGCAGCAGGCGCCGGTGCTGATTCAGGCGGGAGGGTCGCCGCGAGGCATCCGCGCCTCGTCGACCTTCGCCGACGTCGTGTTCGGCGGCGCCTTCGACAACGCCGACCGCGCGAAGCACCGTGCCGCGCTCGACGAGGCGCTGCTCGAGCAGGGGCGCGATCCGTCGCGGGTCGGCATCCTCTGGGACCTGCAGCTGATCGTCGGGGAGACCACCGACGACGCGCTCCGCCGCAAGCAGCAGCTCGCCGACCTCCTGCCGCCCGAGGCCGCCGCCGCGCAGTTCGCCAACAACACGGGCTACGACTTCGCCAAGCTGCCGGCCCGCTTCACGCTGACCGAGCTGACGGCCGAGGTGATCGCGAAGCAGGCGAGCCCGATGGGTTTCCGCGACCTGGTGAACGAGCACGGCGCCGACACCGAGCTGAGCCGCGAGGAGTTCTTCGACTCGCTCTGGAAGGTCGCCACCGGCTACGAGCACACCGTGGCCGGCAGCGCGGCCGAGGTGGCCGACTACCTCGAGGAGTCGTACGAGGCCACCGGCAGCCGGGGCGGCTTCATGGTCGCGCATCCGCAGGTCACGCCCCGTGACCTGATCGACGTGGTGGGGCTGCTCGTGCCCGAGCTGCAGCGGCGCGGACGGTTCCGCACGCGCTACGACGGCACGACCCTGCGCGACACCCTCGGGGTGCCCGCCTTCGCGTGA
- a CDS encoding LLM class flavin-dependent oxidoreductase, which translates to MVSYGVFLPVGNNGWILSTTSPQYEPTFALQRSIVERAEHYGLDFALAMLKYRGYGGETQHWNHTIDPMTLMASLAPITSTIKLYATVSPLSYNPIVVAKMAQLIDEVSGGRFGINLVAGWNRSEYAQMGAWRGDDYYGYRYDYLSEFTQILLIAWETGRVTFHGEYFDIEDCEVLPTPVGHIDLISAGSSPRGRRFVAEYADYHFGSGQSAEEVAASNAHLAAESESLGRTPGSFATTLLVMGDTDADAARKVELYQRGVDRGAVEGMVREYSNDTSTDGSSAAVAASHRADVSPFYGGRALVGSPQTVADHLNAIAAVPGTAGTMLTFDDFEEGLERFGTEVMPLLDHLPTKG; encoded by the coding sequence ATGGTCAGCTACGGCGTCTTCCTCCCCGTCGGCAACAACGGCTGGATCCTCTCGACCACCTCCCCGCAGTACGAGCCGACGTTCGCCCTGCAGCGGAGCATCGTCGAGCGCGCCGAGCACTACGGCCTCGACTTCGCCCTCGCGATGCTGAAGTACCGCGGCTACGGCGGCGAGACTCAGCACTGGAACCACACGATCGACCCGATGACCCTGATGGCGTCGCTCGCCCCGATCACGAGCACCATCAAGCTCTACGCCACCGTCTCGCCGCTCAGCTACAACCCGATCGTGGTGGCGAAGATGGCGCAGCTGATCGACGAGGTCTCGGGCGGCCGCTTCGGCATCAACCTGGTGGCCGGCTGGAACCGCAGCGAGTACGCCCAGATGGGCGCCTGGCGCGGCGACGACTACTACGGCTACCGCTACGACTACCTCAGCGAGTTCACCCAGATCCTGCTCATCGCGTGGGAGACCGGCCGCGTCACCTTCCACGGCGAGTACTTCGACATCGAGGACTGCGAGGTGCTGCCGACCCCCGTCGGGCACATCGACCTCATCTCGGCCGGCTCCTCGCCGCGCGGCCGCCGCTTCGTGGCCGAGTACGCCGACTACCACTTCGGCTCCGGCCAGAGCGCCGAGGAGGTGGCCGCCTCGAACGCCCACCTCGCCGCCGAGAGCGAGAGCCTCGGCCGCACGCCCGGCTCGTTCGCGACGACCCTCCTCGTGATGGGCGACACGGATGCCGATGCGGCCCGCAAGGTCGAGCTCTACCAGCGCGGGGTCGACCGGGGCGCGGTGGAGGGGATGGTGCGCGAGTACTCCAACGACACCAGCACCGACGGCTCGAGCGCGGCCGTGGCCGCGAGCCACCGCGCCGACGTCTCGCCGTTCTACGGCGGTCGCGCCCTCGTCGGATCGCCGCAGACCGTGGCCGACCACCTCAACGCCATCGCGGCGGTGCCCGGAACGGCCGGCACGATGCTCACCTTCGACGACTTCGAGGAGGGCCTCGAGCGCTTCGGCACCGAGGTCATGCCCCTGCTCGACCACCTGCCGACGAAAGGCTGA
- a CDS encoding asparaginase domain-containing protein: MTFSPASRASVVIFSGPRATIQNSAALRTSQSVRQARGLAGADESLPESLRAQQLAAPVTAYVKAFSAHPLEKDAQELYGPVDGWLDPASGEFSADARDGWTPVYEVTLDPAKGPFPLPYAATQANGEPWDGPFDDNGTARQLFYPDASRIVAEIDRFGLDGYGGNNLMSGVADFDFVRAAPSGGYTKGQPAAERTDSALLGSEHGDLPPEVLGEDFFPYMPMRQEPALPTLAALTNIVYDTLTNGDYDGAIWLEGSPTTEETVYWLNLVIPTRRPLIGNCSQYGHGVFGNDGDHNLVQSVNYIASGVWADEQGDDRVGAVMIQNGQVFTSREVQKADARPGGYIAYGGHGGIVGNTVEDPVLSFVPVARHTSTSALRLDRLPDAVPGLNGDAVVTRDDAGHLRPEAMPKVTIARYVNYGQDDFSDSADSEVEILARIEKNLRDHPLSGLVAEGSAPYGGVYESMRAALLKGVFRGMPVVAVGRGGGGYAFGQSTIGGLFIRGSNLSAPKARILLMACLLKFGALPLPADPEAPTPAELDAIRAAVAEYQTVFDTH; the protein is encoded by the coding sequence GTGACCTTCTCACCCGCCTCCCGCGCCTCCGTGGTGATCTTCTCGGGGCCCCGTGCCACCATCCAGAACAGTGCAGCGCTGCGCACGAGCCAGTCGGTGCGCCAGGCGCGTGGGCTCGCCGGCGCCGACGAGAGCCTGCCCGAGTCGCTTCGCGCCCAGCAGCTGGCCGCGCCGGTGACCGCGTACGTGAAAGCCTTCTCCGCGCATCCGCTCGAAAAGGACGCTCAGGAGCTGTACGGCCCGGTCGACGGCTGGCTCGACCCGGCGTCGGGCGAGTTCAGCGCTGACGCGCGCGACGGCTGGACCCCCGTCTACGAGGTCACCCTCGACCCGGCGAAGGGCCCGTTCCCGCTGCCCTACGCCGCCACCCAGGCGAACGGCGAGCCCTGGGACGGCCCGTTCGACGACAACGGCACCGCCCGGCAGCTGTTCTACCCCGACGCCTCCCGCATCGTGGCCGAGATCGACCGATTCGGCCTCGACGGCTACGGCGGCAACAACCTGATGAGCGGCGTGGCCGACTTCGACTTCGTGCGGGCGGCGCCCTCCGGCGGCTACACGAAGGGGCAGCCGGCGGCCGAGCGCACCGACTCCGCGCTCCTCGGCAGCGAGCACGGCGACCTGCCGCCCGAGGTGCTCGGCGAGGACTTCTTCCCCTACATGCCCATGCGCCAGGAGCCGGCGCTGCCGACCCTGGCCGCCCTGACGAACATCGTCTACGACACCCTGACGAACGGCGACTACGACGGCGCCATCTGGCTCGAGGGCAGCCCCACCACCGAGGAGACGGTGTACTGGCTGAACCTCGTCATCCCCACCCGCCGCCCCCTGATCGGCAACTGCTCGCAGTACGGCCACGGCGTCTTCGGCAACGACGGCGACCACAACCTCGTGCAGTCGGTCAACTACATCGCCTCGGGCGTCTGGGCCGACGAACAGGGCGACGACCGGGTCGGCGCCGTGATGATCCAGAACGGCCAGGTCTTCACCAGCCGTGAGGTGCAGAAGGCGGATGCGCGTCCCGGCGGCTACATCGCCTACGGCGGCCACGGCGGCATCGTGGGCAACACGGTCGAGGACCCGGTGCTCTCCTTCGTGCCGGTCGCCCGCCACACCTCCACCTCGGCGCTGCGCCTCGACAGGCTTCCGGATGCCGTGCCCGGCCTGAACGGCGACGCCGTCGTGACCCGCGACGACGCCGGTCACCTCCGGCCCGAGGCCATGCCGAAGGTGACCATCGCCCGCTACGTCAACTACGGTCAGGACGACTTCAGCGACAGTGCCGACAGCGAGGTCGAGATCCTCGCCCGGATCGAGAAGAACCTGCGCGACCACCCGCTCTCCGGCCTGGTGGCCGAGGGTTCGGCGCCCTACGGCGGCGTCTACGAGTCCATGCGGGCGGCGCTGCTGAAGGGCGTCTTCCGCGGGATGCCCGTGGTGGCGGTCGGCCGCGGCGGAGGCGGCTACGCGTTCGGGCAGTCGACGATCGGCGGCCTGTTCATCCGGGGCAGCAACCTCTCGGCGCCGAAGGCGCGCATCCTGCTGATGGCGTGCCTGCTGAAGTTCGGGGCGCTCCCGCTGCCCGCCGACCCGGAGGCGCCGACGCCGGCCGAGCTCGACGCGATCCGCGCCGCGGTGGCCGAGTACCAGACCGTCTTCGACACCCACTAG
- a CDS encoding DUF5107 domain-containing protein codes for MTNADAALSLIDLPDAPPEQQALIDQGGVACWTSAIEIDSYEPGEPDRYPLFLDRRVYQGSSGKVYPIPFVDSIAAEKTPRRWRAVHLENRWVRLMLLPEIGGRIHIGYDKTRGYDFFYRNNVIKPALVGLAGPWISGGVEFNWPQHHRPATFLPVETSIERAGPGDVTVWHSDLDPLQRMRGDHGVRLRGDSSAIEVAARLHNRTDEPQTFLWWANVAARSHDDYQSFFPTDVRYVADHARRAITAFPRADRPYYGVDYPALADAEHPDADRIDFYGNIPVPTSYMVTDTEQGFFGGYDHRERAGFVHWADRSISPGKKQWTWGDGPIGHAWDAQLTDSDGPYVELMAGVFTDNQPDFSYLAPGETRSFSQYWFPIQEIGPAHQATKDLAVRLDADVTETRVGVASAVRLVDARVVLEHAAEGADGSAPTVVAEWTITVQPGDPFLVVHPAAGEGGALTVRVLNGDDELIAFTSAPAAADADAAADDRPEPWAATEPPLPEQIESVDELYLTGVHLQQNRHPTRSAVPYFEEVLRRDPGDSRASIALGAVAYRRGDYEAARSHLERALERLTRRNLNPVSGEASYRLGLVLERQGELGAAAAHFGKAGWDAAWALPSELALSRVALREGRGADALRHARSAEAHDRANPDAAHLAILALRALGRDAEAASALAARRESDPLDAVAAVLCGLEQGEVARFADPKTVLTVAVDLARRGQWRAALAATDAVAESTGGAHRARGHAFGNPVPVAHYLRATWWEALGEPERAVAERRDARTADSALAFPFGLDEYDALLAATAADAGDPVAPALLGSWLLDAGRTEDALAALRDAVALGSTDPVAWRNAAIATVNTGGSGDAADELLARALELSPGDPRLVFERDVLARIRGIGPAERLQALERHGLPVVLRRDDLTVNHLELLVATGAPDDALDILASRTFRPFEGGEGRVIAVYDAATIEVARRMLERQPRDAAELLRSGVAVPANLGEGRHPADSLAERFVLLGDALELAGETEQAESAWRRARDGAGALAVASRPAEPADYWVGVAHLRLGEPDEADRVWTALEERAATLEREKDAVDYFATSLPELLLFDVDTEASRLALAARLRALAHRGRTRGAVPARA; via the coding sequence GTGACGAATGCCGACGCCGCCCTCAGTCTGATCGACCTGCCCGACGCGCCCCCCGAGCAGCAGGCCCTCATCGACCAGGGCGGGGTCGCCTGCTGGACGAGCGCGATCGAGATCGACAGCTACGAGCCGGGCGAGCCCGACCGCTACCCGCTCTTCCTCGACCGGCGGGTCTACCAGGGGTCCAGCGGCAAGGTGTATCCGATCCCCTTCGTCGACAGCATCGCCGCGGAGAAGACCCCGCGGCGGTGGCGGGCCGTCCACCTCGAGAACCGCTGGGTGCGGCTGATGCTGCTGCCCGAGATCGGCGGCCGCATCCACATCGGCTACGACAAGACCCGCGGCTACGACTTCTTCTACCGCAACAACGTCATCAAGCCCGCCCTCGTGGGCCTCGCCGGCCCGTGGATCTCGGGCGGCGTCGAGTTCAACTGGCCGCAGCACCACCGCCCGGCCACCTTCCTCCCGGTGGAGACGAGCATCGAGCGTGCCGGCCCGGGCGACGTGACGGTATGGCACAGCGACCTCGATCCCCTGCAGCGGATGCGCGGCGACCACGGCGTGCGGCTGCGCGGCGACAGCTCGGCGATCGAGGTGGCGGCGCGCCTGCACAACCGCACGGACGAGCCGCAGACCTTCCTCTGGTGGGCCAACGTCGCCGCCCGGTCGCACGACGACTACCAGTCGTTCTTCCCCACCGACGTGCGCTACGTGGCCGACCACGCCCGGCGCGCGATCACCGCCTTCCCGCGCGCTGACCGGCCCTACTACGGGGTCGACTACCCCGCCCTGGCCGATGCCGAGCATCCGGATGCCGACCGGATCGACTTCTACGGGAACATCCCCGTGCCGACCTCGTACATGGTCACCGACACCGAGCAGGGCTTCTTCGGCGGCTACGACCACCGCGAACGCGCCGGCTTCGTGCACTGGGCCGATCGCTCGATCTCGCCGGGCAAGAAGCAGTGGACCTGGGGCGACGGGCCGATCGGCCACGCCTGGGACGCGCAGCTGACCGACTCCGACGGACCCTACGTCGAGCTGATGGCCGGGGTCTTCACCGACAACCAGCCCGACTTCAGCTACCTGGCACCCGGGGAGACGCGGAGCTTCAGCCAGTACTGGTTCCCGATCCAGGAGATCGGCCCGGCGCACCAGGCGACGAAGGACCTCGCCGTGCGGCTGGACGCCGACGTCACCGAGACTCGGGTCGGCGTCGCGAGTGCGGTGCGGCTCGTCGACGCGCGGGTGGTGCTCGAGCACGCGGCGGAGGGCGCCGACGGCAGCGCGCCCACGGTCGTCGCCGAGTGGACGATCACGGTGCAGCCCGGGGACCCCTTCCTGGTCGTGCACCCGGCCGCAGGCGAGGGAGGCGCCCTGACCGTGCGGGTGCTGAACGGTGACGACGAGCTCATCGCGTTCACCTCCGCCCCAGCAGCCGCAGACGCCGATGCTGCTGCCGACGACCGGCCCGAACCGTGGGCGGCCACCGAGCCGCCGCTGCCCGAGCAGATCGAGAGCGTCGACGAGCTCTACCTCACGGGCGTGCACCTGCAGCAGAACCGGCATCCGACCCGATCGGCGGTGCCCTACTTCGAGGAGGTGCTGCGGCGCGATCCCGGCGACTCCCGGGCGTCGATCGCCCTGGGCGCCGTCGCCTACCGCCGGGGCGACTACGAGGCGGCGCGCTCGCACCTGGAGCGCGCCCTCGAGCGCCTCACCCGCCGCAATCTGAACCCGGTGAGCGGTGAGGCGAGCTACCGGTTGGGCCTCGTGCTGGAGCGGCAGGGCGAGCTCGGCGCCGCCGCGGCGCACTTCGGCAAGGCGGGGTGGGACGCGGCCTGGGCGCTGCCCTCCGAGCTGGCGCTGTCCCGCGTCGCTCTCCGCGAGGGGCGGGGCGCGGATGCTCTGCGGCACGCGCGCTCGGCGGAGGCGCACGACCGGGCGAACCCCGACGCGGCGCACCTGGCGATCCTGGCCCTGCGCGCGCTCGGCCGTGACGCCGAGGCCGCCTCCGCACTCGCCGCCCGCCGGGAGTCCGATCCTCTGGACGCGGTCGCGGCGGTGCTGTGCGGCCTGGAGCAGGGCGAGGTCGCCCGGTTCGCCGACCCGAAGACCGTCCTGACGGTGGCCGTCGACCTCGCCCGCCGCGGGCAGTGGCGCGCGGCGCTCGCCGCCACCGACGCAGTCGCCGAATCAACCGGGGGCGCGCACCGGGCCCGCGGGCATGCTTTCGGCAACCCCGTTCCCGTCGCGCACTACCTCCGGGCGACGTGGTGGGAGGCGCTCGGCGAGCCGGAGCGCGCCGTCGCCGAGCGACGCGACGCGCGCACCGCCGACTCCGCCCTGGCCTTCCCCTTCGGACTCGACGAGTACGACGCCCTCCTCGCCGCCACCGCGGCCGACGCCGGCGACCCGGTCGCGCCGGCCCTGCTCGGCTCGTGGCTGCTCGACGCCGGACGCACCGAGGACGCCCTGGCCGCGCTGCGCGACGCCGTCGCACTCGGCAGCACCGACCCGGTGGCCTGGCGGAACGCGGCGATCGCGACCGTCAACACGGGCGGCTCCGGCGACGCGGCCGACGAGCTCCTCGCGCGGGCCCTCGAGCTCAGCCCCGGCGACCCGCGCCTCGTCTTCGAGCGCGACGTGCTGGCGCGCATCCGGGGCATCGGGCCCGCGGAGCGGCTGCAGGCGCTCGAGCGCCACGGCCTCCCGGTCGTGCTCCGCCGCGACGACCTCACGGTGAACCACCTCGAGCTGCTCGTCGCCACCGGTGCCCCCGACGACGCCCTCGACATCCTCGCGTCGCGCACCTTCCGGCCGTTCGAGGGTGGCGAGGGCCGGGTGATCGCCGTGTACGACGCCGCCACGATCGAGGTGGCGCGCCGGATGCTCGAGCGGCAGCCGCGCGACGCCGCCGAGCTCCTGCGCTCCGGCGTGGCCGTGCCGGCGAACCTGGGGGAGGGGCGTCACCCTGCCGACAGCCTGGCCGAGCGCTTCGTGCTCCTCGGCGACGCGCTCGAGCTCGCCGGGGAGACCGAGCAGGCGGAGTCCGCCTGGCGACGGGCCCGTGACGGCGCGGGGGCACTGGCGGTCGCATCGCGGCCGGCGGAACCGGCCGACTACTGGGTCGGCGTCGCCCACCTGCGCCTCGGCGAGCCCGACGAGGCGGATCGCGTCTGGACGGCGCTCGAGGAGCGCGCCGCGACGCTCGAACGCGAGAAGGACGCCGTCGACTACTTCGCGACCTCGCTGCCCGAGCTGCTGCTCTTCGACGTCGACACCGAGGCCTCCCGTCTCGCCCTCGCCGCCCGGCTCCGCGCCCTCGCGCACCGAGGCCGCACGAGGGGCGCGGTGCCCGCCCGGGCCTGA
- a CDS encoding AraC family transcriptional regulator, which yields MLIRDGFPGQRLRVLPRPRVAEALSTPITGRMLVTDAGHFPHAAAHGRDRPRGAEEVVVILCTGGAGHLEVRGEEHPVAPGEVAVIPRGEPHRYRADPRDPWTIWWMHVTGADADDLVTAITQPSNDFSPVMQVHDPYAAKAALEHALVSLERDETLASLFAASGAAWGLLAQLAADRARGAKETGDPILAAQDYLREHLETTTSVAELATIAGLSVSHFSARFRLASGMGVVEYHKRLRSARARELLITTEATVADIARAVGYDDPFYFSRQFRAINGTSPSSYRLSFRDRSQPHD from the coding sequence GTGCTGATTCGAGACGGATTCCCTGGGCAGCGTCTGCGGGTGCTGCCGAGGCCCCGGGTCGCCGAGGCGCTGTCGACGCCGATCACCGGGCGGATGCTCGTGACCGACGCCGGCCACTTCCCCCACGCCGCGGCGCACGGCCGCGATCGGCCTCGCGGCGCGGAGGAGGTGGTGGTCATCCTGTGCACCGGAGGAGCCGGACACCTCGAGGTGCGCGGCGAGGAGCACCCGGTGGCACCGGGCGAGGTCGCCGTCATCCCGCGGGGCGAGCCCCACCGCTACCGCGCCGATCCCCGCGACCCATGGACGATCTGGTGGATGCACGTGACCGGCGCCGACGCCGACGACCTCGTCACCGCCATCACGCAGCCCTCGAACGACTTCTCGCCGGTGATGCAGGTGCACGATCCCTACGCCGCGAAGGCGGCCCTGGAGCACGCACTGGTCTCCCTCGAGCGGGACGAGACGCTGGCGAGCCTGTTCGCCGCGTCGGGCGCCGCCTGGGGACTGCTGGCCCAGCTCGCTGCCGACCGGGCGCGGGGAGCGAAGGAGACCGGCGATCCGATCCTCGCGGCACAGGACTACCTGCGGGAGCATCTCGAGACCACGACGAGCGTCGCGGAGCTCGCGACGATCGCCGGGCTCAGCGTCTCGCACTTCTCGGCCCGCTTCCGGCTGGCCTCCGGGATGGGCGTCGTGGAGTACCACAAGCGCCTCCGCAGCGCCCGGGCCCGCGAGCTGCTGATCACCACCGAGGCCACGGTGGCCGACATCGCCCGCGCGGTGGGCTACGACGACCCGTTCTACTTCTCCCGCCAGTTCCGCGCGATCAACGGCACCAGCCCGAGCAGCTACCGGCTGTCGTTCCGCGACCGCTCGCAGCCGCACGACTGA
- a CDS encoding carbohydrate ABC transporter permease: protein MAVLVASGSKAPARPRRRPVVSSGWAFVIPFLVFFAIAILAPVVYAIYLSLFRDQLVGGSSFVGLANYGQALTDPDFWFGVGRVFGFMIIQVPIMLVFSLIAALAIDSGRLRAPGFYRILLFLPYAVPGVVAVLIWGFIYGPRFGLVGSINSFLGAQIFTPLTPEWVLGSIANIAVWEFAGYNMVIFYAALRTVPNELYEAASLDGAGAFRTILSIKLPALRGALVITTIFSIIGSFQLFNEPNLLKPIAPNAITSTFTPNLYAYNLAFTGQQYNYSATIAIVMGLLTAVIAYVVQLRGTRKELR from the coding sequence ATGGCTGTCCTAGTCGCCAGCGGATCCAAGGCCCCGGCTCGACCTCGTCGCCGCCCGGTCGTCTCCAGCGGATGGGCCTTCGTGATCCCCTTCCTGGTGTTCTTCGCTATCGCCATCCTGGCTCCCGTCGTCTACGCGATCTACCTGAGCCTGTTCCGCGATCAGCTGGTCGGCGGCTCGAGCTTCGTGGGCCTCGCCAACTACGGGCAGGCCCTCACCGACCCCGACTTCTGGTTCGGTGTCGGCCGCGTGTTCGGCTTCATGATCATCCAGGTGCCGATCATGCTCGTCTTCTCGCTGATCGCGGCGCTCGCCATCGACAGCGGGCGGCTGCGGGCACCGGGCTTCTACCGCATCCTGCTCTTCCTCCCCTACGCGGTGCCCGGCGTCGTCGCGGTGCTCATCTGGGGCTTCATCTACGGTCCGCGCTTCGGGCTGGTGGGTTCGATCAATTCCTTCCTGGGCGCCCAGATCTTCACACCGCTCACCCCCGAGTGGGTGCTCGGCTCGATCGCGAACATCGCCGTGTGGGAGTTCGCCGGGTACAACATGGTGATCTTCTACGCGGCGCTCCGCACCGTGCCGAACGAGCTGTACGAGGCGGCGTCGCTCGACGGCGCCGGAGCGTTCCGCACGATCCTGTCGATCAAGCTGCCCGCCCTGCGCGGCGCCCTCGTGATCACCACCATCTTCTCAATCATCGGCAGCTTCCAGCTCTTCAACGAGCCGAACCTGCTGAAGCCGATCGCACCGAACGCGATCACCAGCACGTTCACCCCCAACCTCTACGCCTACAACCTCGCCTTCACCGGACAGCAGTACAACTACTCGGCGACGATCGCGATCGTGATGGGACTCCTCACCGCCGTGATCGCCTATGTGGTGCAGCTCCGGGGCACCCGGAAGGAACTCCGATGA